In Terriglobia bacterium, a genomic segment contains:
- the rplK gene encoding 50S ribosomal protein L11, translating into MAKKVQTTVKLQLAAAKATPAPPVGTALGPHGVNIMDFCKQFNAKTAKEPEGMIIPVLVTIYTDRTFSFITKTPPASELLKRAAGVVKGSAEPNRNKVGKVTKKQVEEIAKTKLVDLNTTNLESAVRTVMGTARNMGLEVTE; encoded by the coding sequence ATGGCGAAGAAAGTACAGACAACGGTGAAGCTGCAGCTGGCGGCCGCGAAGGCCACGCCGGCGCCGCCGGTGGGCACGGCACTCGGCCCGCACGGCGTGAACATCATGGATTTCTGCAAGCAGTTTAATGCCAAGACGGCGAAAGAGCCGGAAGGCATGATCATCCCGGTGCTGGTGACGATCTACACCGACCGGACATTTTCGTTCATCACCAAGACACCGCCGGCCAGCGAACTGCTGAAGCGCGCGGCGGGGGTGGTGAAGGGCTCGGCGGAGCCCAACCGCAACAAGGTCGGCAAAGTCACCAAGAAGCAGGTGGAAGAGATCGCCAAGACCAAGCTCGTGGACCTGAACACCACGAACCTGGAATCGGCTGTCCGCACGGTGATGGGCACGGCGCGGAACATGGGACTGGAAGTCACGGAATAA
- the nusG gene encoding transcription termination/antitermination protein NusG, with the protein MAMQWYIIHTYSGFEKKVKESLEGRVAAFGLQDKIGRVLIPMEDVVEVRGGKKVVSERMSYPGYVLVEMDLDENTWHVVRSTPRVTGFVGSATNPSPLSHEEVDAIINRVHVPADRPKPKVIFERNEQVRIVDGPFANFNGTVEEVDSDHSRLKVSVTIFGRSTPVELDFASVEKLA; encoded by the coding sequence ATGGCGATGCAGTGGTACATCATTCACACCTATTCTGGGTTTGAGAAGAAGGTGAAGGAAAGTCTGGAAGGGCGGGTGGCGGCGTTCGGGCTGCAGGACAAGATCGGGCGCGTGCTGATCCCGATGGAAGACGTCGTGGAAGTGCGCGGCGGGAAGAAAGTGGTTTCGGAGCGGATGTCCTATCCGGGCTACGTGCTGGTGGAGATGGACCTGGACGAGAACACCTGGCACGTGGTGCGGTCGACGCCGCGGGTGACGGGGTTTGTGGGATCGGCGACGAATCCCTCGCCGCTGAGCCACGAGGAAGTGGATGCGATCATCAATCGCGTGCACGTTCCGGCGGACCGCCCCAAGCCCAAGGTGATTTTCGAGCGCAACGAGCAAGTGCGCATCGTGGACGGCCCGTTCGCGAATTTCAACGGTACGGTGGAGGAAGTGGATTCCGACCACAGCCGGCTCAAGGTTTCGGTGACGATTTTCGGGCGTTCGACGCCGGTGGAACTGGATTTCGCGAGCGTGGAAAAGCTGGCGTAG
- the rpmG gene encoding 50S ribosomal protein L33 has translation KKHSERLETKKFCNTCRKQTAHKEVK, from the coding sequence AAGAAGCACTCCGAGCGGCTGGAGACCAAGAAGTTTTGCAATACGTGCCGCAAGCAGACCGCGCACAAAGAAGTGAAGTAA
- the secE gene encoding preprotein translocase subunit SecE, which yields MATQAVKVKNEEAQGGIGGELGQKVTGTVQNTREFLHEVRVEMKQVTWPTREDVVSTTGVVIVTVFFFGVFLWLVDMGVQSVVQYVFKLFGV from the coding sequence ATGGCCACGCAGGCGGTCAAAGTGAAGAATGAAGAAGCGCAGGGCGGAATCGGCGGCGAGCTCGGGCAGAAGGTGACGGGCACGGTGCAGAACACGCGGGAATTTCTGCACGAAGTGCGCGTGGAGATGAAGCAGGTGACCTGGCCGACGCGCGAGGACGTGGTTTCGACGACGGGTGTGGTGATCGTGACGGTGTTCTTCTTCGGCGTATTCCTGTGGCTCGTGGATATGGGCGTGCAGAGCGTGGTGCAGTACGTATTCAAACTGTTTGGAGTGTAG